The proteins below come from a single Parafrankia discariae genomic window:
- the ygfZ gene encoding CAF17-like 4Fe-4S cluster assembly/insertion protein YgfZ, which yields MSTDTQALRPAPAPSPLLTRPGAVAAPEPDATVAAHYGDPLREQRRAVTTAVLVDRSNRGVLRVTGPDRLTWLHSLTSQHLSQLAPGRGTEALVLSPHGHIEHHLVLADDGGTTWIDVEPGGAARLLSFLESMRFMLRVEPADATAEAAVLSLLGPGAHDIARAVFGPSALPDEAAGPSAAGSPALGSPALGSPALGSPAAGTAAGAVTTGPYPVTSAAAAPVIRRMPYGLDLLVARADLAAIADQLVGAGATPAGLSTFEALRIAARRPRLGRETDHRTIPHEVGWLPAAVHLDKGCYRGQETVARVHNLGRPPRRMVLLHLDGAVAAPGTPVTAAGRTVGFVGASEMHHELGPIALAVVKRSLPADTVLVVTDPDGAQVAASIDPEAGPEQPTRPAGRLLHPHTGG from the coding sequence ATGAGCACCGACACGCAGGCCCTCCGGCCGGCCCCGGCCCCGTCTCCGCTGCTCACGCGGCCCGGAGCGGTCGCCGCCCCCGAGCCGGACGCGACAGTCGCGGCCCACTACGGCGATCCGCTGCGCGAACAGCGCCGGGCGGTCACCACCGCGGTGCTGGTCGACCGCTCGAACCGCGGCGTGCTGCGCGTCACCGGTCCGGACAGGCTCACCTGGCTGCACAGCCTGACCTCGCAGCACCTGTCGCAGCTGGCCCCGGGGCGGGGCACCGAGGCGCTGGTGCTCTCCCCGCACGGCCACATCGAGCACCATCTGGTGCTCGCCGACGACGGCGGCACCACCTGGATCGACGTCGAGCCCGGGGGCGCCGCGCGGCTGCTGTCCTTCCTGGAGTCGATGCGGTTCATGCTCCGCGTCGAGCCGGCCGACGCCACCGCCGAGGCGGCCGTCCTCTCGCTGCTCGGCCCGGGCGCGCACGACATCGCCCGGGCCGTGTTCGGCCCGTCGGCCCTTCCGGACGAGGCCGCCGGCCCGTCGGCCGCGGGCTCACCGGCCTTGGGCTCACCGGCCTTGGGCTCACCGGCCTTGGGCTCACCGGCCGCGGGCACCGCCGCCGGTGCCGTGACCACCGGCCCGTACCCGGTCACCAGTGCGGCGGCCGCCCCCGTGATCCGCCGGATGCCCTACGGGCTGGACCTGCTCGTCGCACGAGCGGACCTCGCCGCGATCGCCGACCAGCTGGTGGGCGCCGGAGCCACCCCGGCCGGCCTGAGCACGTTCGAGGCGCTGCGGATCGCCGCGCGCCGGCCGCGGCTGGGCCGGGAGACCGACCACCGCACCATCCCGCACGAGGTGGGCTGGCTGCCGGCCGCCGTGCACCTGGACAAGGGCTGCTACCGCGGCCAGGAGACCGTCGCCCGGGTGCACAACCTGGGCCGACCGCCCCGGCGGATGGTGCTGCTGCACCTGGACGGCGCCGTCGCGGCCCCGGGCACTCCGGTCACCGCGGCCGGTCGCACCGTCGGTTTCGTCGGGGCGTCCGAGATGCATCACGAGCTGGGCCCGATCGCGCTGGCCGTGGTGAAGCGCTCGCTGCCGGCCGACACCGTGCTCGTCGTCACCGATCCCGACGGTGCCCAGGTGGCGGCGAGCATCGACCCGGAGGCCGGCCCGGAGCAGCCGACCCGGCCCGCCGGGCGCCTGCTGCACCCGCACACCGGAGGCTGA
- a CDS encoding ABC transporter ATP-binding protein yields the protein MTASPVSGSPLPASPGTATSGARIEAVGVGRDFGSVQALAGVDLAVEAGEIVALLGPSGSGKSTLLRILAGLDAPTSGDLLFDGGSQLGVPPHRRDVSMVFQHFALYPHLSATDNLVLALRYGRGMSKAAARERATETLRMLGIADLARRRPAQMSGGQRQRVAIGRALATRARVVLLDEPMSGLDAKLRVELRVEIVGLLRQLGTTAVFVTHDQAEAMAVGDRVAVMNRGAIEQIGTPDEIYDLPATRFVATFVGSPPMNVFEGTWADGVLRGPGFSAPAPAAAVAVGVRPEHLRLGGSAADASGAGLSSGGGAGAGAGAGQGHGVGAGTAAGVGAGGGFRVEGHVVVAERLGAERTVYVRSAAGTLGVRVAAQVRVAPDEPVTVTAPASALLCFGPDGRSLPIPAARQPS from the coding sequence GTGACGGCGAGTCCAGTGTCGGGGAGCCCGCTGCCGGCGAGCCCGGGCACCGCGACCTCGGGGGCCCGCATCGAGGCGGTGGGCGTCGGCCGGGACTTCGGCTCCGTCCAGGCCCTGGCGGGCGTCGACCTGGCGGTCGAGGCCGGGGAGATCGTCGCCCTGCTCGGCCCGTCCGGGTCGGGCAAGTCGACGCTGCTGCGCATCCTCGCCGGGCTGGACGCGCCGACCTCCGGTGACCTGCTCTTCGACGGCGGCAGCCAGCTCGGCGTACCACCGCACCGGCGTGACGTCTCGATGGTCTTCCAGCACTTCGCCCTCTACCCACACCTGTCGGCGACGGACAATCTGGTGCTGGCCCTGCGTTACGGGCGCGGGATGTCCAAGGCGGCGGCCCGGGAACGCGCCACCGAGACGCTGCGGATGCTCGGCATCGCCGACCTCGCCCGGCGCCGCCCCGCCCAGATGTCGGGCGGGCAGCGCCAGCGGGTGGCCATCGGGCGCGCGCTGGCCACCCGGGCCCGCGTCGTCCTGTTGGACGAGCCGATGTCCGGGCTGGACGCGAAGCTGCGGGTGGAGCTGCGGGTGGAGATCGTCGGCCTGCTGCGCCAGCTGGGGACGACCGCCGTGTTCGTCACCCACGACCAGGCCGAGGCGATGGCGGTGGGCGACCGGGTGGCCGTGATGAACCGGGGCGCCATCGAGCAGATCGGCACCCCGGACGAGATCTACGACCTGCCGGCCACCCGGTTCGTCGCGACCTTCGTCGGCAGCCCGCCGATGAACGTCTTCGAGGGCACCTGGGCGGACGGCGTACTGCGCGGGCCGGGCTTCTCCGCGCCGGCGCCCGCCGCCGCGGTCGCCGTCGGGGTCCGGCCCGAGCACCTGCGCCTGGGCGGCTCCGCCGCGGACGCGTCCGGCGCCGGCTTGTCGTCCGGCGGCGGGGCCGGTGCGGGCGCGGGCGCGGGTCAGGGCCACGGTGTCGGTGCCGGGACGGCCGCCGGCGTGGGTGCGGGCGGCGGGTTCCGGGTGGAGGGCCATGTCGTCGTCGCCGAGCGGCTCGGCGCAGAGCGCACCGTCTATGTGCGATCGGCGGCCGGAACGCTCGGGGTGCGGGTGGCGGCCCAGGTCCGGGTCGCGCCCGACGAGCCGGTGACGGTGACCGCGCCGGCCTCCGCGCTGCTCTGTTTCGGCCCGGACGGCCGCTCACTGCCGATTCCCGCCGCCCGCCAGCCATCCTGA
- a CDS encoding extracellular solute-binding protein — MIRFRRAVPLALAAALFPLAACGGGGGSTPSGPAQSLRPTARAAAAGVDDVEGAKASPQCAAQVKTLRMYAVGNLNDVAKSGKAYLEKAHPGLTVDIVATAPNYVALVQQISADRAARQQIDVAVAGFDVLPVFADQLGAQELSPRLLRASYDQRMVPLGQVGGRQVGIPQQVSTLALAYNLDILEKAGVDPKTLTTTDGVIAAADKIKASGQDVQPIDIPTGQQFGQWALNTLASSKGAPIQDGSGRPRLNTPQAQEAARFLAKVGTYGPQSDDPTNQGLLRFGIRKQTAMTMVTVAALAGGLKFIQDQGAQGFRAGAVPFPTLPGGKQAPVAGGNALTVLSTDQCQKEMATELVVSLLAPDVLAASTEALSYLPVDSAELAKLEPFYRQYPQLQPFNTLVPSLVAPPSWGGARGGELPTALSDQVVRIMGGADVDKTLAAAQAEAETLTR; from the coding sequence GTGATCCGATTCCGACGCGCGGTGCCGCTCGCACTGGCGGCGGCGCTGTTCCCGCTGGCCGCCTGCGGCGGGGGCGGCGGCTCGACGCCGTCCGGGCCGGCGCAGAGCCTGCGCCCCACCGCGCGCGCCGCGGCCGCCGGCGTGGACGACGTCGAGGGCGCGAAGGCGTCCCCGCAGTGCGCCGCCCAGGTGAAGACGCTGCGGATGTACGCCGTGGGGAACCTCAACGACGTGGCGAAGTCCGGCAAGGCGTACCTGGAGAAGGCGCATCCCGGCCTCACCGTCGACATCGTCGCCACCGCGCCGAACTACGTGGCGCTGGTCCAGCAGATCAGTGCGGACCGGGCCGCCCGCCAGCAGATCGACGTCGCGGTCGCCGGCTTCGACGTGCTGCCGGTGTTCGCCGACCAGCTCGGCGCGCAGGAACTCTCCCCGCGGCTGCTGCGGGCCTCCTACGACCAGCGGATGGTCCCGCTCGGCCAGGTCGGCGGCCGCCAGGTCGGCATTCCCCAGCAGGTCTCGACGCTGGCCCTGGCCTACAACCTCGACATCCTCGAGAAGGCCGGGGTCGACCCGAAGACGCTGACCACCACCGACGGCGTGATCGCCGCGGCCGACAAGATCAAGGCTTCCGGGCAGGACGTCCAGCCGATCGACATCCCGACCGGTCAGCAGTTCGGGCAGTGGGCGCTGAACACCCTCGCCAGCTCGAAGGGCGCACCGATCCAGGACGGGTCGGGCCGGCCGCGGCTGAACACCCCGCAGGCGCAGGAGGCCGCCCGGTTCCTGGCGAAGGTCGGGACGTACGGGCCGCAGTCCGACGACCCGACCAACCAGGGCCTGCTGCGGTTCGGCATCCGCAAGCAGACCGCGATGACGATGGTGACGGTCGCGGCGCTCGCCGGCGGCCTGAAGTTCATCCAGGACCAGGGCGCGCAGGGCTTCCGGGCCGGCGCGGTGCCGTTCCCGACGCTGCCGGGCGGGAAGCAGGCGCCGGTCGCGGGCGGCAACGCGCTGACCGTGCTGTCCACCGACCAGTGCCAGAAGGAGATGGCGACCGAGCTGGTCGTCTCGCTGCTCGCGCCGGACGTCCTGGCGGCGAGCACCGAGGCGTTGAGCTACCTGCCCGTCGACTCCGCCGAACTGGCCAAACTGGAGCCGTTCTACCGGCAGTACCCGCAGCTGCAGCCGTTCAACACCCTCGTCCCGTCGCTGGTCGCGCCGCCGTCGTGGGGCGGCGCGCGTGGCGGTGAGCTCCCGACCGCCCTGTCCGACCAGGTCGTGCGCATCATGGGCGGGGCGGACGTCGACAAGACCCTCGCCGCGGCGCAGGCCGAGGCCGAGACCCTGACCCGGTGA
- a CDS encoding carbohydrate ABC transporter permease yields the protein MTSEAARPRHRAGAGQASGRAGGRGQTHGPKRPAGASRGAVPRWSSLSAVGRFGFLAVGITAALLPFLWMLRTALGPPQNALRLSANPIPSSVGFGAFENAWQAGDLGPALLTGIGVSLAVLALQLLTGIPAAYAFAWVPFRGRGPLFAVVLATLLVPPQVTAVPNYVTISALGFADTRVGLVLPFMTQAAAIFLLRQYMTTIPVSVLEAARMDGLGTLRTLRTVVVPLSMPAIATVSVFSFLLSFNEYLWPLLVARSPDIATPPLALAGLATRTSAFPDFTQLAAGSLIISLPTLVVFVVAQRRLTAGITGTGLAT from the coding sequence ATGACCAGCGAGGCGGCGCGCCCGCGGCATCGCGCCGGAGCCGGCCAGGCGTCCGGCCGGGCCGGCGGACGCGGCCAAACCCACGGTCCGAAGCGTCCGGCCGGAGCGTCGCGGGGCGCCGTGCCGCGCTGGTCGTCGCTGTCGGCGGTGGGCCGGTTCGGGTTCCTCGCGGTCGGGATCACCGCCGCGCTGCTGCCGTTCCTCTGGATGCTGCGCACCGCCCTCGGGCCGCCGCAGAACGCCCTGCGGCTCTCGGCGAACCCGATCCCGTCCTCGGTGGGGTTCGGGGCGTTCGAGAACGCCTGGCAGGCGGGTGACCTCGGCCCCGCGCTGCTGACCGGGATCGGCGTGAGCCTCGCCGTCCTGGCGCTGCAGCTGCTCACCGGGATCCCGGCGGCGTACGCGTTCGCCTGGGTGCCGTTCCGGGGGCGCGGGCCGCTGTTCGCCGTCGTGCTGGCCACCCTGCTCGTCCCGCCGCAGGTGACCGCCGTGCCGAACTACGTGACGATCTCGGCGCTCGGGTTCGCCGACACCCGGGTCGGCCTGGTGCTGCCGTTCATGACACAGGCCGCCGCGATCTTCCTGCTCCGTCAGTACATGACGACGATCCCGGTGTCGGTGCTGGAGGCCGCGCGGATGGACGGCCTGGGGACGCTGCGCACCTTGCGCACCGTCGTCGTCCCGCTGAGCATGCCCGCGATCGCCACGGTCAGCGTCTTCAGCTTCCTGCTCTCCTTCAACGAGTACCTGTGGCCGCTGCTGGTCGCCCGCTCGCCGGACATCGCGACGCCGCCGCTCGCGCTCGCCGGGCTCGCCACCAGGACCTCGGCGTTCCCCGACTTCACCCAGCTCGCCGCCGGCTCGCTGATCATCAGCCTGCCCACCCTCGTCGTGTTCGTCGTTGCTCAGCGCCGCCTGACGGCCGGCATCACCGGAACCGGGCTCGCGACATGA
- a CDS encoding carbohydrate ABC transporter permease, with translation MAQGTRAGRDGWRAAALLTPAFVGLCVFVIGPALVSAFVAGTDKNLTGPDFHWVGTANLREALADPDLGQAVRNTLVYCLLTVIPSVLFGLLLALAAERVTRGRAAVRFALFLPASANIVAMAVVFEYIFDSSPEGLANTLVGFVGIDPVNWLGDRATALPVVALVGGWRLTSFVFVVYLAGLTAIPRSVYEAADVDGVRGLARLRHVTLPLLAPTTVFLGVFVTVLTLQTFETVAVLTEGGPLDSSTTIIYYIYKVGFTGSFRIGYASMIALLLLVAVVLVGAAGALLGRRVRVARQLDGVGEPGARGAVAEGGRS, from the coding sequence GTGGCGCAGGGGACGAGAGCCGGACGGGACGGCTGGCGGGCGGCCGCGCTGTTGACGCCGGCCTTTGTCGGGCTGTGCGTGTTCGTCATCGGCCCGGCGCTCGTGTCGGCCTTCGTCGCCGGCACCGACAAGAACCTCACCGGTCCGGACTTCCACTGGGTCGGGACGGCGAACCTGCGCGAGGCGCTGGCGGACCCCGATCTCGGGCAGGCCGTCCGCAACACGCTCGTCTACTGCCTGTTGACGGTCATTCCGTCCGTTCTGTTCGGCCTGTTGCTGGCGCTGGCGGCCGAACGGGTGACCCGCGGCCGGGCGGCCGTCCGATTCGCGTTGTTCCTGCCGGCCAGCGCGAACATCGTGGCGATGGCCGTGGTCTTCGAGTACATCTTCGACAGCAGCCCCGAGGGGCTGGCCAACACGCTCGTCGGATTCGTCGGCATCGACCCGGTGAACTGGCTCGGGGACCGCGCCACGGCGCTCCCGGTCGTCGCGCTGGTCGGTGGCTGGCGGCTGACCAGTTTCGTCTTCGTGGTCTATCTGGCCGGCCTGACCGCGATTCCGCGCTCGGTGTACGAGGCGGCCGACGTGGACGGCGTGCGCGGGCTCGCCCGGCTGCGCCACGTCACGCTGCCGCTGCTGGCCCCGACGACGGTGTTCCTGGGCGTGTTCGTCACCGTCCTGACGCTGCAGACGTTCGAGACGGTCGCGGTGCTCACCGAGGGTGGCCCGCTGGACTCCAGCACGACGATCATCTACTACATCTACAAGGTCGGTTTCACCGGTTCGTTCCGGATCGGCTACGCCTCCATGATCGCCCTGTTGCTGCTGGTCGCGGTGGTGCTCGTCGGCGCGGCCGGAGCGCTGCTGGGCCGGCGCGTCCGGGTGGCCAGGCAGCTCGACGGCGTGGGCGAGCCGGGCGCGCGGGGCGCTGTCGCCGAAGGAGGCCGGTCATGA
- a CDS encoding DUF349 domain-containing protein, with protein MTGILMSIFGNAMSDRSDGDRDDSGRHGTGPGGPAHHHDGDGPSSGRDESGADWGRVDADGTVYLRTADGERAVGSWRAGSPEEGLAHFRRRYDDLLAEVVLLERRLTVSGVDPGGIAGSARRLREGLAQAAVVGDVDALAARLDAVLTATDTRRTELAAERARRVAAAVTAKEELVTEAEQLARSSEWKVTSERFRTIGDDFRAITGVDKRTDSALWRRIAAARDEFTRRRTSHFAALDTQRTRSRERKEAIIAEAVVLSDSTDWGPTTARYRAMMVEWKAAGRAAKDVDDELWARFRAAQDGFFSRRNAVNAERDAELLANQARKEELLVEAAALDPVDVERSLRRYREIQERWDAVGRVPREAVGSLERQLNAIGDKLRDASDARWDRRDIAESPFLTKLRESVAKLEAKLERARAAGRAREITETENALATQRAWLAQAEQGS; from the coding sequence ATGACAGGCATCTTGATGTCGATCTTCGGGAACGCGATGAGTGACCGCAGCGACGGCGACCGCGATGACAGCGGCCGCCACGGCACCGGACCTGGTGGGCCCGCCCACCACCATGACGGGGACGGACCTTCCAGCGGGCGGGACGAAAGCGGCGCCGACTGGGGCCGGGTGGATGCCGACGGCACCGTGTACCTGCGCACCGCCGACGGCGAGCGCGCGGTCGGTTCGTGGCGCGCGGGCAGCCCGGAGGAGGGCCTGGCCCACTTCCGCCGCCGGTACGACGACCTGCTCGCCGAGGTGGTGCTGCTGGAGCGGCGGCTGACCGTGAGCGGCGTCGACCCCGGCGGCATCGCCGGCAGCGCGCGCCGGCTGCGGGAGGGGCTGGCCCAGGCCGCGGTCGTCGGCGACGTCGACGCCCTGGCCGCCCGGCTCGACGCCGTCCTGACCGCGACGGACACCCGCCGCACGGAGCTCGCCGCCGAGCGGGCCCGCCGGGTCGCCGCCGCCGTCACCGCCAAGGAGGAGCTGGTCACCGAGGCCGAGCAGCTCGCCCGCAGCTCCGAGTGGAAGGTGACGAGCGAGCGTTTCCGGACCATCGGCGACGACTTCCGCGCGATCACCGGCGTCGACAAGCGGACCGACTCGGCGCTGTGGCGGCGGATCGCCGCGGCCCGCGACGAGTTCACCCGCCGCCGCACCTCGCACTTCGCCGCGCTCGACACCCAGCGCACGCGCTCCCGCGAGCGCAAGGAGGCGATCATCGCCGAGGCCGTGGTGCTGTCGGACTCCACCGACTGGGGCCCGACGACCGCGCGGTACCGCGCGATGATGGTCGAGTGGAAGGCCGCCGGCCGGGCCGCCAAGGACGTCGACGACGAGCTGTGGGCCCGGTTCCGGGCCGCGCAGGACGGCTTCTTCAGCCGGCGCAACGCCGTCAACGCCGAGCGCGACGCGGAGCTGCTCGCCAACCAGGCGCGCAAGGAGGAGCTGCTCGTCGAGGCCGCCGCGCTCGATCCGGTCGACGTCGAGCGGTCACTGCGCCGGTACCGGGAGATCCAGGAGCGCTGGGACGCGGTCGGCCGGGTGCCCCGCGAGGCCGTCGGCAGCCTGGAACGCCAGCTCAACGCCATCGGCGACAAGCTGCGCGACGCCTCCGACGCCCGTTGGGACCGCCGCGACATCGCCGAGTCCCCCTTCCTGACGAAGCTGCGCGAGTCGGTCGCGAAGCTCGAGGCGAAGCTGGAGCGCGCCCGCGCCGCCGGCCGGGCCCGCGAGATCACCGAGACCGAGAACGCGCTGGCGACCCAGCGCGCCTGGCTGGCACAGGCCGAGCAGGGAAGCTGA
- a CDS encoding helix-turn-helix domain-containing protein: MAAIHVRDVGDFIREQRRGAQISLRQLARQAGVSNPYLSQIERGLRRPSAEILQQIAKALRISAEVLYVQAGILEEREGGEDLLAAVHTDETLTERQKQVIVDIYDAFRRENALAGLTPGVRGPAGAGDKTGAGAGAVDDDGAAADAPTETGAGAETGSAAGSAAEAAPSTPGGTTLDGKAPSGDGSGTAGRTRPAAPRRRTATTPGEPTSTPRRAATRKSGDARRGPRSSSAKSAPAAPEDGAGEATTARTPPAGPTNT, from the coding sequence GTGGCGGCTATCCATGTGCGGGATGTCGGCGATTTCATCCGCGAGCAGCGGCGTGGCGCGCAGATCTCGCTGCGCCAGCTCGCTCGCCAGGCGGGGGTCAGCAACCCCTACCTCAGCCAGATCGAGCGCGGCCTGCGCCGGCCCTCGGCCGAGATCCTGCAGCAGATCGCCAAGGCCCTGCGCATCTCGGCGGAGGTCCTCTACGTCCAGGCCGGCATCCTCGAGGAACGCGAGGGCGGCGAGGACCTGCTGGCCGCCGTGCACACCGACGAGACGCTGACCGAACGCCAGAAGCAGGTCATCGTCGACATCTACGACGCGTTCCGTCGGGAGAACGCGCTCGCCGGGCTGACCCCCGGCGTGCGTGGCCCGGCCGGGGCCGGCGACAAGACCGGCGCTGGCGCTGGCGCCGTTGATGATGACGGCGCCGCGGCCGACGCTCCGACCGAGACCGGGGCCGGGGCCGAGACCGGTTCCGCGGCGGGCTCGGCGGCCGAGGCCGCGCCGTCCACTCCGGGCGGGACCACCCTGGACGGGAAGGCCCCGAGCGGGGACGGGTCGGGGACCGCCGGGCGGACCAGGCCCGCCGCGCCCCGGCGCAGGACCGCCACCACGCCGGGCGAGCCGACGTCCACGCCGCGGCGCGCGGCGACCCGCAAGTCGGGGGACGCCCGGCGCGGCCCGCGTAGCAGCAGTGCGAAGAGCGCCCCGGCGGCACCGGAGGACGGTGCCGGCGAGGCCACCACGGCCCGGACCCCGCCCGCGGGGCCGACAAACACCTGA
- a CDS encoding aldo/keto reductase, translated as MRYRPLGSSGLMVSVVGLGCNNFGSRVDLAGTRAVVEAALDSGINFFDTADTYGNKGGSETLLGHVLRGRRDDVVLATKVGNDMGGMYGQDFNARASRRYIRKAVEGSLSRLQTDYIDLYQLHNLDAFTPVEETLEALGELVQEGKVRYVGSCNLDAWQVSDAEWTARASGTTRFISAQNHYNLLVREVEAELVPAALKYGIGVIPYFPLENGILSGKYLRDEAPPAGTRMAGRQDELTDDLFDRVETLETFARERDRSLLDVAIGGLAAQPAVASVIAGATSAAQVRTNAAAGQWQPRADDLAVLDKIAPTRRPGA; from the coding sequence ATGCGTTATCGCCCCCTGGGATCTTCGGGCCTGATGGTCTCCGTCGTCGGGCTGGGATGCAACAACTTCGGGTCCAGGGTCGACCTGGCCGGCACCCGTGCCGTCGTCGAGGCCGCCCTCGACTCCGGGATCAACTTCTTCGACACCGCCGACACCTACGGGAACAAGGGCGGCTCGGAGACCCTGCTGGGACACGTGCTCCGCGGCCGGCGCGACGACGTCGTCCTCGCCACCAAGGTCGGCAACGACATGGGCGGCATGTACGGCCAGGACTTCAACGCGCGCGCCTCCCGCCGCTACATCCGCAAGGCGGTCGAGGGGTCGTTGAGCCGGCTGCAGACCGACTACATCGACCTGTACCAGCTGCACAACCTGGATGCCTTCACCCCCGTCGAGGAGACGCTGGAGGCGCTCGGCGAGCTCGTCCAGGAGGGCAAGGTCCGCTACGTCGGCTCGTGCAACCTGGACGCCTGGCAGGTCTCCGACGCCGAGTGGACGGCCCGTGCCTCCGGCACCACCCGGTTCATCTCGGCCCAGAACCACTACAACCTGCTGGTCCGGGAGGTCGAGGCCGAGCTGGTGCCGGCCGCCCTCAAGTACGGGATCGGGGTCATCCCCTACTTCCCGCTGGAGAACGGCATCCTGAGCGGCAAGTACCTGCGCGACGAGGCACCGCCGGCCGGCACCCGGATGGCGGGCCGCCAGGACGAGCTCACCGACGACCTGTTCGACCGGGTGGAGACCCTGGAGACCTTCGCCCGGGAGCGCGACCGCTCGCTGCTGGACGTCGCGATCGGCGGCCTGGCCGCCCAGCCCGCGGTCGCCTCCGTGATCGCCGGGGCGACGAGCGCGGCGCAGGTCCGAACGAACGCCGCGGCCGGCCAGTGGCAGCCCCGCGCGGACGACCTCGCCGTCCTCGACAAGATCGCTCCCACCCGCCGCCCGGGCGCCTGA
- a CDS encoding DUF1269 domain-containing protein — MEGVAELVVLGFDSRRQAEQVWELGRRLSRQRLVDLADRAVAWREDSGAVHVRHGARRIRSAAVGGAACGATVGAIFLAPVVGLAIGAGGGALAGRLMMAQVMDTAMIRRIAGHLQPGRAAVFVLVRESRPGAIEALREHRPMVIKTSLPREREAALARALRFQPGLA; from the coding sequence ATGGAGGGCGTGGCGGAGTTGGTCGTACTCGGGTTCGACAGCAGGCGCCAGGCCGAGCAGGTCTGGGAGCTGGGTCGGCGGCTGTCCCGGCAGCGGCTGGTCGACCTGGCGGACCGGGCGGTCGCGTGGCGCGAGGACAGCGGCGCGGTGCACGTGCGGCACGGCGCGCGGCGGATCAGATCGGCGGCCGTGGGCGGCGCGGCGTGTGGGGCCACCGTCGGCGCCATCTTCCTGGCGCCGGTCGTGGGCCTGGCGATCGGCGCCGGCGGCGGGGCGCTCGCCGGCCGGCTCATGATGGCCCAGGTGATGGACACCGCCATGATCCGGCGGATCGCCGGCCACCTGCAGCCCGGCCGGGCGGCGGTGTTCGTGCTGGTCCGTGAGTCCCGGCCGGGGGCGATCGAGGCGTTGCGCGAGCACCGTCCGATGGTGATCAAGACCTCGCTGCCCCGGGAGCGGGAAGCGGCACTGGCCCGAGCCCTGCGCTTTCAGCCGGGCCTGGCCTGA
- the mshA gene encoding D-inositol-3-phosphate glycosyltransferase, with product MHLVPGAPPERPESVRPKPPSRVAMLSMHTSPLEQPGTGDAGGMNVYVIELARQLAALGTEVEVFTRAVSSRLPPALEIAPGVIVRHVPAGPFEDIGREELPAWLCAFTADVLRTEAGHDAGWFDVVHSHYWLSGQVGLSAARRWGVPLVHTSHTLARVKNASLADGDRPEPEPRVQGEQEIIKAATRLIASTETERRHLTQLYGAAPGRVDVVAPGVDLDVFRPGDPRAARERVGLDPDCQLLLFVGRIQPLKAPDILLSAAAELIHRDPARRGRLAVVVVGGPSGSGLERPDSLVKLAAELGITDIVRFQPPVPQEQLAHWYRAATAVVVPSHSESFGLVAVEAQACGTPVVAASVGGLRTAVAHGTSGVLVHGWEPAGYADALERILTEERWRRHLSTGARLRAASFGWTATAQGVLASYQAAISPAAVAV from the coding sequence GTGCATCTGGTCCCAGGCGCGCCGCCGGAACGTCCCGAATCCGTCCGGCCGAAGCCACCCTCGCGGGTCGCGATGCTGTCGATGCACACGTCGCCCCTGGAGCAGCCCGGCACCGGCGACGCGGGCGGGATGAACGTCTACGTCATCGAGCTCGCCCGGCAGCTGGCCGCGCTCGGCACCGAGGTGGAGGTCTTCACCCGGGCCGTGAGCAGCCGGCTCCCACCCGCCCTGGAGATCGCCCCCGGCGTCATCGTCCGGCATGTGCCCGCCGGCCCGTTCGAGGACATCGGCCGCGAGGAGCTGCCCGCCTGGCTGTGCGCCTTCACGGCGGACGTCCTGCGCACCGAGGCCGGCCACGACGCGGGCTGGTTCGACGTCGTCCACTCGCACTACTGGCTGTCCGGGCAGGTGGGGCTGTCGGCCGCCCGCCGGTGGGGCGTGCCCCTGGTGCACACCTCCCACACCCTGGCCCGGGTCAAGAACGCCTCCCTCGCGGACGGCGACCGACCCGAGCCGGAACCACGCGTCCAGGGCGAGCAGGAGATCATCAAGGCGGCGACGCGGCTCATCGCCTCGACCGAGACCGAGCGCCGCCACCTCACCCAGCTCTACGGCGCGGCGCCGGGCCGGGTGGACGTGGTCGCCCCCGGCGTCGACCTCGACGTCTTTCGCCCCGGCGACCCGCGGGCGGCCCGTGAGCGGGTCGGCCTCGACCCCGACTGCCAGCTCCTCCTCTTCGTCGGGCGGATCCAGCCGCTCAAGGCACCAGACATTTTGCTCTCCGCCGCGGCCGAGCTCATCCACCGCGACCCCGCCCGCCGCGGCCGGCTGGCGGTCGTCGTGGTCGGCGGGCCGAGCGGCTCCGGGCTCGAACGCCCGGACTCCCTGGTCAAGCTCGCCGCCGAGCTCGGCATCACCGACATCGTCCGCTTCCAGCCGCCGGTCCCCCAGGAGCAGCTCGCCCACTGGTACCGCGCGGCGACGGCAGTCGTCGTCCCCAGTCACAGCGAGAGCTTCGGCCTGGTCGCGGTGGAGGCCCAGGCCTGCGGCACCCCCGTGGTCGCCGCCTCGGTCGGCGGCCTGCGCACCGCCGTCGCGCACGGGACGTCCGGCGTCCTCGTCCACGGCTGGGAGCCCGCCGGGTACGCCGACGCCCTGGAACGCATCCTCACCGAGGAACGGTGGCGCCGGCACCTGTCGACGGGCGCCCGCCTGCGCGCCGCGAGCTTCGGCTGGACGGCGACCGCGCAGGGCGTCCTCGCGAGCTACCAGGCGGCGATCTCACCGGCGGCCGTCGCCGTCTGA